The nucleotide sequence aaaaaaaaaaaaaaaaaaaaaaaaaaaaaaaggagaaggaaagatgaagaaatggatggaaattaatttaggaagTTTTGGCCATGTTTTCAGCGATTTGTGCAAGGGATTGAAGGTTGCACCGTACGATCGTATCAACGAACACGCACGTTTCTTCTTTAGTATTGCCTTGCGGTACATCAACTGCATAAGATTCTACCACAACCGTCGACGATCTCGATCCGTTTGCACTTGATGACGATGACGATGGAATCGCGTGCAGTGAGGTAACGGATCGGTAGTTTCGCAGGCGGTGGTCCCCGCCTACGACGCGAAAACTAAACACGTGCCTCTCGTCGTCGAGAATCTCGAGGCGCTCGGTGCTCGAGGCGGCGGGAAGGCCGGAGACGACCTGGACCTGCCGGAGAGTGCCGACAGTACCGTCGCCGTCAATCACATGACAACTTTTGAGAAAGTGCTTGTACGCCTGCGGATTATCGAACCGCCGCACCACGGACCACACCGTCGAGACCGGAGCGTCGATAATCTGGATCACAGCGGAACAGCACTGTTCCGGTCCGACGTCGTGCGCGTGATGCCGCGCAACCGCATCTGGCACCGGCATCGGCGCCGCGTCCGTCATGCTGCTCCTTTTCTCCCGCTCCACCGCCACCGCGCTTCTGTGACAGTTCATAATCGTTGAGGCGACGCCACCGCCTGGATTGCTGCTAGGATTGATTCGATGAA is from Cucurbita pepo subsp. pepo cultivar mu-cu-16 unplaced genomic scaffold, ASM280686v2 Cp4.1_scaffold003824, whole genome shotgun sequence and encodes:
- the LOC111786984 gene encoding abscisic acid receptor PYL4-like, whose protein sequence is MPSSIQLHRINPSSNPGGGVASTIMNCHRSAVAVEREKRSSMTDAAPMPVPDAVARHHAHDVGPEQCCSAVIQIIDAPVSTVWSVVRRFDNPQAYKHFLKSCHVIDGDGTVGTLRQVQVVSGLPAASSTERLEILDDERHVFSFRVVGGDHRLRNYRSVTSLHAIPSSSSSSANGSRSSTVVVESYAVDVPQGNTKEETCVFVDTIVRCNLQSLAQIAENMAKTS